A region of uncultured Acidilobus sp. JCHS DNA encodes the following proteins:
- a CDS encoding NADH dehydrogenase, FAD-containing subunit — protein sequence MASARRKVVIVGGGAGGLILANSLAIRGEYDITLINDTPYHYYWPQLLQIAFRGDDRQLRRPIDSLVRRGVNLVIERAETVNLQERKVVLASGRELTYDIVVIAPGLTIDHSAVKGNDKLVEQFGDFHSTPENAWKVYSTVRNIKKGRLVIAVADPRHRCPPSPYEGVLLADEALRTYGVRDNVNITIAVPYPRAYPAETFNEVLEPVLKERGIEVETFFTVDSVDLDNKKLIALEGGEMPFDAAIIVPMHKGPKLKVVPEDAKDEDGFVKADKLTNQVAGFDDAFAIGDASTSTNARTGVTAHLQAKVVERRLRGEVAVNTGRTNCPTELGFGLGTFVISDFKHPAVKLPPMRVFYVMKRFFADAYWDIVKYPEFWDPIFDTYFDATSPERLWQIFK from the coding sequence ATGGCCAGCGCTAGGAGGAAGGTAGTGATAGTGGGCGGCGGGGCCGGCGGGCTGATACTGGCCAACTCGCTTGCGATCAGGGGCGAGTACGACATAACGCTGATCAACGACACACCCTATCACTACTACTGGCCCCAGCTGCTCCAGATAGCGTTCAGGGGTGACGACAGGCAGCTGAGGAGGCCTATAGACTCACTGGTCAGGAGGGGCGTTAACCTGGTCATTGAGAGGGCTGAGACCGTTAACCTCCAGGAGAGGAAGGTGGTCCTGGCCTCGGGCCGCGAGCTCACGTATGACATTGTAGTCATCGCGCCTGGGCTGACCATAGATCACAGCGCAGTAAAGGGGAACGACAAGCTCGTCGAGCAGTTCGGCGACTTCCACTCGACACCTGAGAACGCCTGGAAGGTCTACTCCACCGTAAGAAATATCAAGAAGGGCAGGCTGGTAATAGCCGTCGCTGACCCACGCCATCGCTGTCCCCCCTCTCCCTATGAGGGCGTCCTTCTGGCTGACGAGGCGCTGAGGACCTATGGCGTAAGGGATAACGTCAATATAACCATAGCGGTCCCCTACCCGAGGGCCTACCCTGCTGAGACCTTTAACGAGGTCCTGGAGCCCGTGCTCAAGGAGAGGGGAATAGAGGTTGAGACCTTCTTCACCGTCGACTCGGTAGACCTTGACAACAAGAAGCTGATAGCCTTAGAGGGGGGCGAGATGCCCTTTGACGCAGCCATCATAGTGCCCATGCATAAGGGGCCTAAGCTTAAGGTCGTCCCTGAGGACGCCAAGGACGAGGACGGGTTCGTAAAGGCGGACAAGCTCACCAACCAGGTAGCTGGCTTTGATGACGCCTTTGCGATAGGCGACGCCTCGACCTCCACTAACGCCAGGACCGGCGTCACCGCCCACCTGCAGGCCAAGGTGGTTGAGAGGAGGCTGAGGGGCGAGGTCGCTGTCAACACTGGCAGGACCAACTGCCCTACAGAGCTGGGCTTTGGGCTCGGCACTTTCGTGATAAGCGACTTCAAGCACCCGGCAGTTAAGCTGCCGCCTATGAGGGTCTTCTACGTTATGAAGAGGTTCTTCGCAGATGCCTACTGGGACATAGTCAAGTACCCCGAGTTCTGGGACCCAATATTTGACACCTACTTTGACGCCACGTCGCCTGAGAGGCTCTGGCAGATATTCAAGTGA
- a CDS encoding Nicotinic acid phosphoribosyltransferase: protein MREPKLYVASHDEIANGDATDVYFKRTQEALRAAGLQNVRVRMEVHLYSNPPEGDWAVYAGLEEALAIMKGKPFTVYSLPEGTLFRRKTPVMLIEAPYEAFAPYEAAVLGVLRFESSIATKAARIRAAAGDKLFLFFGLRALHPAVFPAADRAAYIGGADSVSGVLSERYLELKPQGTMPHAFIITVGDQRKAWRIFADVFGGKVNVTALADTFDDERNEALMAARELGDKLWGVRLDTPSSRRGNMRDIVEEVRWTLDLNGFKHVKIIVSGGLDEEEIRELRDVVDGFGVGTSVAMPRSVDLSMDIVEVDRGKGWEAISKRGKMPGAKMVYSCGPLNHLVVPWGSEPPTCPNGSKAEPLLLEYMENGEIVRDLPSIGDIRSYVLSQLRELGLIK, encoded by the coding sequence ATGAGGGAACCGAAGCTCTATGTGGCCAGCCACGACGAAATAGCTAACGGGGACGCTACGGACGTCTATTTCAAGAGGACGCAGGAGGCGCTCAGGGCAGCAGGCCTTCAGAACGTCAGGGTCAGAATGGAGGTCCACCTTTACAGCAATCCGCCGGAAGGCGACTGGGCGGTCTACGCCGGCCTCGAGGAGGCCCTAGCAATAATGAAGGGTAAGCCCTTCACTGTTTACTCGCTTCCTGAGGGCACCCTGTTCAGGCGTAAGACGCCTGTCATGCTGATAGAGGCGCCATACGAGGCCTTCGCCCCGTACGAGGCGGCGGTGCTTGGCGTGCTTAGGTTTGAGAGCAGCATCGCCACTAAGGCAGCGAGGATAAGGGCTGCCGCTGGCGATAAGCTGTTCCTGTTCTTCGGCCTCAGGGCCCTGCACCCGGCCGTGTTCCCGGCTGCCGACAGGGCAGCTTACATAGGTGGGGCTGACTCGGTAAGCGGGGTGCTGTCTGAAAGGTACTTGGAGTTGAAGCCTCAGGGCACGATGCCCCACGCCTTTATAATAACGGTTGGGGATCAGAGGAAGGCCTGGAGGATATTCGCTGACGTCTTTGGCGGCAAGGTCAACGTAACGGCGCTTGCCGACACATTTGATGATGAAAGGAACGAGGCGTTGATGGCTGCAAGGGAGCTAGGCGACAAGCTATGGGGGGTGAGGCTCGACACGCCTTCAAGTAGGAGGGGTAACATGAGGGACATAGTGGAGGAGGTCAGGTGGACACTCGACCTGAACGGGTTTAAACATGTAAAGATCATAGTGAGCGGAGGCCTTGATGAGGAGGAGATAAGGGAGCTTCGCGATGTCGTAGACGGATTTGGTGTAGGGACCTCTGTTGCTATGCCCAGAAGCGTTGACCTGAGCATGGACATAGTAGAGGTCGATAGGGGCAAGGGATGGGAGGCTATATCAAAGAGGGGCAAGATGCCGGGAGCCAAGATGGTCTACAGCTGCGGCCCGCTCAACCACCTAGTGGTGCCCTGGGGGTCTGAGCCACCTACTTGTCCTAACGGTAGCAAGGCCGAGCCTCTGCTCCTGGAGTACATGGAGAACGGTGAGATAGTCCGTGACCTGCCGTCCATCGGCGACATAAGGTCTTATGTTCTATCCCAGCTCAGGGAGCTAGGTCTCATCAAGTGA
- a CDS encoding Arabinose efflux permease, which translates to MTASRDPRIRPNVILGVLTLVSLMTSYVEAMVVPSLPHIESALSATDEEAAWIVSAYLVVGAAIAPLFGKMGDVYGKRRLYLISLALYSVAVLMAGFVPNVYYLIAARAVQGFGFALFPLGLAIVTDVFPRERVAVAQGILSATFAIGMTVGMIAGAYIEEYLGWRAMFHTAFAISIIMLVLASLLLWSPSPVARERIDFASTVLLASATTVILVYLTEAPYRGWLSLGQLSLLATGFALFGGFIAYGSRSTRVLIRFDLLKRRNVMVANLLGLLSGVIMFLLFMGVIYYAEELPPYGLGLSVISAAMTLLPATLAMIFIAPLVGAVTSSLGPRPVLIYGSLVSALGFYLFVWDRASSTALVLDSFVTGVGVVSTTIPIVNMVAVSMPPDSVSVGLGFNTMVRFLGASAGPVLAATLLTDYRAYAEYIIPYLGTLTFAEGGPQAFNMIFYIGSAISIVMMVISLFTKNYRARGSAALTL; encoded by the coding sequence TTGACAGCCTCGCGCGATCCAAGGATAAGGCCTAATGTGATATTGGGCGTCCTAACCCTAGTTAGCCTCATGACCAGCTACGTTGAGGCCATGGTAGTGCCGTCACTCCCCCACATAGAGTCAGCCCTCTCAGCCACCGATGAGGAGGCCGCCTGGATAGTCTCGGCTTACTTAGTGGTGGGCGCCGCCATAGCGCCGCTCTTTGGCAAGATGGGGGATGTCTACGGTAAGCGGAGGCTTTACCTCATCTCCTTAGCGCTCTACTCAGTGGCAGTGCTCATGGCCGGCTTCGTCCCTAACGTGTACTACCTGATAGCAGCGAGGGCGGTCCAGGGCTTCGGCTTTGCCCTCTTCCCCTTAGGCCTGGCCATAGTCACCGACGTGTTTCCCAGAGAAAGGGTTGCTGTAGCTCAAGGCATACTGAGCGCCACGTTCGCAATAGGCATGACAGTAGGCATGATAGCAGGGGCCTATATTGAGGAGTACCTTGGCTGGAGGGCCATGTTTCATACAGCCTTTGCCATATCGATCATCATGCTGGTTCTGGCGTCGCTCCTCCTCTGGAGCCCATCCCCGGTGGCCAGGGAGCGCATAGATTTCGCCAGTACCGTGCTCCTCGCGTCAGCGACCACCGTCATCCTTGTGTACCTGACCGAGGCCCCCTACAGGGGCTGGCTGTCGCTCGGCCAGCTCTCGCTACTCGCGACGGGCTTCGCGTTGTTCGGAGGCTTCATAGCCTATGGCTCCAGGTCAACAAGGGTCCTGATAAGGTTTGACCTGCTGAAGAGGAGGAACGTGATGGTTGCTAACCTGCTAGGCCTACTCTCGGGCGTAATAATGTTCCTCCTCTTCATGGGGGTCATCTACTACGCCGAGGAGCTCCCACCCTACGGCCTCGGGTTATCCGTTATAAGCGCTGCCATGACGCTGTTGCCAGCCACTCTCGCGATGATATTCATAGCCCCCTTAGTCGGCGCCGTCACCTCAAGCCTGGGGCCGAGGCCTGTCCTCATATATGGCTCCCTGGTCTCAGCTCTGGGGTTTTACCTCTTCGTGTGGGATAGGGCGAGCTCCACAGCCCTTGTCCTCGACTCCTTTGTGACAGGCGTTGGCGTGGTTTCAACGACCATACCAATAGTTAACATGGTCGCCGTCTCGATGCCCCCCGATAGCGTTAGTGTGGGGCTAGGCTTCAACACCATGGTTAGGTTCCTAGGGGCGTCTGCAGGTCCTGTCCTTGCCGCGACCCTCCTGACGGACTACAGGGCCTACGCCGAGTACATAATCCCGTACTTAGGCACGCTTACGTTCGCAGAAGGAGGCCCGCAGGCCTTTAACATGATATTTTACATAGGGTCGGCCATATCGATCGTGATGATGGTAATATCCCTGTTCACGAAAAACTATAGGGCTCGTGGCAGCGCCGCCTTGACGCTCTAA
- a CDS encoding Cystathionine beta-lyase/cystathionine gamma-synthase, with protein MPESTRILESQYFYEDPFSSVVPPIYLSVAYRYVDDEESARDDRGEVVKYSREENPTLRPLERAIAALEGADDGLAFNSGMSAIATTLMAFMRRGLRALTLKEMYSTTIQLLQELVAMVGGELVKVYPSTEAILEELKGRKYDLVIMEVMTNPTLKVIDVSEVGKVAAEAGTALIVDNTFTTPILVKPLRSGASAVIHSSTKYLSGHNDVMGGVVAANEELVEVIWEWRRRLGTAQQPLEAYLTYRGLKTLPLRFEKHSRTAMALAEFLRGNSKVKSVNYPGLPDDPYHSVATRLFDRQLYGGVLSFTLREGPDAAKKFLKSLRLAKAAPSLGGTETLVTLPALTAASNISPEDRKALGIEDSLVRVAVGLEDPEDLIEDFGRALSSIS; from the coding sequence GTGCCTGAATCTACGAGGATCCTGGAGTCCCAGTACTTCTATGAGGACCCCTTCTCTTCGGTAGTCCCACCCATATACCTCAGCGTGGCCTACAGGTATGTGGACGATGAGGAGTCGGCAAGGGACGACAGGGGCGAGGTGGTAAAGTACTCGAGGGAGGAGAACCCGACGCTAAGGCCCCTTGAGAGGGCGATAGCTGCCCTCGAGGGGGCAGACGATGGGCTGGCCTTCAACAGTGGGATGAGCGCCATAGCCACTACCCTGATGGCATTTATGAGAAGAGGCCTGAGGGCGCTGACCCTCAAGGAGATGTACAGCACTACTATTCAGTTGCTCCAGGAGCTAGTGGCCATGGTCGGAGGCGAGCTGGTCAAGGTGTACCCCTCAACTGAGGCCATTTTAGAGGAGCTGAAGGGCAGGAAGTACGACCTGGTCATCATGGAGGTTATGACTAATCCCACGCTTAAGGTCATAGACGTCAGTGAGGTTGGGAAGGTTGCCGCGGAGGCTGGCACTGCGCTGATTGTTGATAACACGTTCACGACGCCTATCCTCGTGAAGCCCCTCAGGTCAGGGGCCTCCGCAGTCATCCACAGCAGCACGAAGTACCTCTCAGGCCACAATGACGTAATGGGCGGCGTGGTGGCGGCGAACGAGGAGCTTGTGGAGGTGATATGGGAGTGGAGAAGGAGGCTTGGGACAGCCCAGCAGCCTCTGGAGGCATACCTGACGTACCGTGGCCTCAAGACCCTTCCCCTGAGGTTCGAGAAGCACAGCAGGACCGCCATGGCGCTTGCCGAGTTCCTCAGGGGCAACAGCAAGGTGAAGTCTGTGAACTACCCAGGCCTCCCGGACGACCCCTATCACTCCGTGGCCACAAGGCTCTTTGATAGGCAGCTTTACGGCGGAGTGCTCTCGTTCACGCTCAGGGAAGGCCCTGACGCGGCTAAGAAGTTCCTCAAGTCACTGAGGCTGGCTAAGGCCGCGCCGAGCCTAGGCGGCACTGAGACGCTCGTCACATTACCTGCCCTCACTGCAGCAAGCAACATAAGCCCTGAGGACAGGAAGGCCCTCGGCATAGAGGACTCCCTCGTGAGGGTCGCGGTGGGCCTTGAGGACCCTGAGGACCTAATAGAGGACTTTGGTAGGGCCCTGAGCTCTATCAGCTAG
- a CDS encoding RecA-superfamily ATPases implicated in signal transduction — MVQTIERLSTGVPGMDNMLAGGIPRGFFVAVVGEPGTGKTVFALHFAWEGVREGDKVIYVTTEESRESIIRQAKMFGMRLGEAVDEGKVIIIDALLKSQGDEWSLEEIDVETLVNKVIEAKRKLGYGRSRLIIDSMSTFWLDKPALARKYSYAVKRVLYRWDFTVLMTSQYAITTSSAFGWGLEHVADGIIRFGRRIVSGELKRYVLIEKMRQTPHDLKVHYIDIVDGKGLVILEPAEISREDLTLPEDVKKRIRESMRGARP; from the coding sequence GTGGTACAGACCATAGAGAGGCTTTCAACAGGAGTCCCTGGCATGGATAATATGTTAGCTGGCGGCATACCAAGGGGCTTCTTTGTCGCTGTCGTGGGCGAGCCAGGCACCGGTAAGACCGTTTTTGCGTTGCACTTCGCCTGGGAGGGTGTAAGGGAGGGCGACAAGGTCATCTACGTGACCACCGAGGAGAGCCGCGAGAGCATAATAAGGCAGGCTAAGATGTTCGGCATGAGGCTTGGCGAGGCCGTTGACGAAGGCAAGGTGATTATAATTGACGCCCTCCTTAAGTCACAAGGCGACGAGTGGTCGCTCGAAGAAATAGACGTTGAGACTTTAGTCAACAAGGTGATAGAGGCCAAGAGGAAGCTGGGCTACGGCAGGTCGAGGCTCATCATAGACAGCATGAGCACCTTCTGGCTTGACAAGCCTGCCTTGGCAAGGAAGTACAGCTATGCCGTCAAGAGGGTCCTATATAGATGGGACTTCACAGTCCTTATGACCAGTCAGTACGCAATAACTACGTCAAGCGCGTTCGGCTGGGGGCTTGAGCACGTAGCCGATGGCATAATAAGGTTCGGCAGGAGGATAGTGAGCGGCGAACTCAAGAGGTACGTCCTAATTGAGAAGATGAGGCAGACGCCGCACGACCTTAAGGTACACTACATAGACATAGTTGATGGCAAGGGCCTAGTAATACTTGAGCCGGCGGAGATAAGCAGGGAGGACCTGACGCTCCCTGAGGACGTTAAGAAGAGGATCCGCGAGTCAATGAGGGGCGCAAGACCTTGA
- a CDS encoding RIO-like serine/threonine protein kinase fused to N-terminal HTH domain, giving the protein MLTLPERLEAVDINDVRLLELMLRLHRRYSFIPLSVLEGAPKDVTNLSSTLAKLLDLGLVRSRVGPEYMYQITFRGLDILAVAELTRRGVLARVGDVIGVGKESEVYLAWTPAGTPVALKLHREGARSFRNLKRSRKYRGLEGRQLWIDIAIEAASREFIALVSVSRAGGLVPRPIDRALHAVVTAYLDGAELEKVRGLSMEEASKVLDDVVLTVRSALKVARIVHGDLSPYNVLVVRQEGSVSGYVIDWPQYISAEDPAAKEALVKDLKRLATYFNKSFGLSISAEDLLREVQGGEG; this is encoded by the coding sequence GTGTTAACGTTACCTGAGAGGCTAGAGGCCGTCGACATCAATGATGTGAGGCTACTCGAGCTCATGCTGAGGCTTCACAGGAGGTATTCCTTCATACCCCTTAGCGTCCTCGAGGGCGCCCCTAAGGACGTAACAAACCTCAGCTCAACGCTCGCGAAGCTGTTGGACCTTGGTCTGGTCAGGTCCAGGGTAGGACCTGAGTACATGTACCAGATAACTTTCAGAGGCCTTGACATACTTGCCGTTGCCGAGCTGACTAGGAGAGGCGTGTTGGCCAGGGTAGGGGACGTCATAGGGGTGGGCAAGGAAAGCGAGGTATACCTCGCCTGGACGCCGGCTGGGACCCCGGTAGCCCTGAAGCTTCACAGGGAGGGGGCCAGAAGCTTCAGGAACCTCAAGAGGAGCAGAAAATATAGGGGGCTCGAGGGAAGGCAGCTATGGATTGATATAGCTATTGAGGCGGCCTCTAGGGAGTTCATAGCGCTCGTGAGCGTCTCAAGGGCAGGGGGGTTGGTGCCGAGGCCTATTGACAGGGCCCTTCACGCGGTTGTGACAGCTTACCTTGATGGGGCAGAGCTCGAGAAGGTGAGGGGGCTATCTATGGAGGAGGCCTCTAAGGTGCTCGATGACGTGGTGTTGACTGTGAGGTCGGCCTTAAAGGTAGCCAGAATAGTCCACGGCGATCTTAGCCCTTACAACGTACTGGTCGTAAGGCAGGAGGGTTCGGTCTCAGGATATGTAATAGACTGGCCTCAATATATAAGCGCGGAGGACCCCGCCGCCAAGGAGGCGCTGGTCAAGGACCTGAAGAGACTAGCAACGTATTTCAATAAAAGCTTTGGCCTTAGCATAAGCGCGGAGGACCTACTAAGGGAGGTGCAAGGAGGGGAAGGGTAA
- a CDS encoding Archaeal S-adenosylmethionine synthetase — protein sequence MPRNIVVRELQQPAVEEGQVELVERKGLGHPDYISDAVAEEASRQLSLYYRERFGTIMHHNLDKVLLVGGQAAPRWGGGDVLQPIYIIVSGRATTEVRTSSGVEEVPVGRIILKAVKEWVKRNLRFLDPETHVVVDYKIGKGSADLRGIFESRSASHRANDTSFGAGFAPLTTLERLVIETERMLNSQEFKSRVPASGEDVKVMGLRNGNVIDITVANAIVSRFVRDKDEYMSVKEEIKEKVLDVASKIAPNYDVRVYVNNGDIPEEEVFYITVTGTSAEHGDDGATGRGNRVNGLITPMRPMSLEAAAGKNPVNHIGKIYNVVATELAQLIYTKVPNVREVYVRLLGQIGRPIDDPLIADVSLLMERGVSVSSNVKAEITSIVDEYLSKLPQLTERFLIGAVQLF from the coding sequence GTGCCCAGGAACATAGTGGTCAGGGAGCTGCAGCAGCCAGCAGTTGAGGAGGGCCAGGTGGAGCTCGTTGAGAGGAAGGGCCTTGGTCACCCTGATTACATAAGTGACGCCGTCGCTGAGGAGGCAAGCAGGCAACTGAGCCTTTACTACCGCGAGAGGTTCGGCACCATAATGCATCACAACCTTGACAAGGTCCTCCTGGTAGGCGGCCAGGCAGCGCCTAGGTGGGGAGGCGGTGACGTGCTTCAGCCCATATACATCATAGTGTCTGGGAGGGCCACGACGGAGGTACGCACCTCCTCAGGCGTCGAGGAGGTGCCTGTAGGAAGGATTATACTTAAGGCCGTAAAGGAATGGGTCAAACGGAACCTTAGGTTCCTCGATCCCGAGACCCACGTCGTGGTCGACTATAAGATAGGCAAGGGCAGCGCGGACCTCAGGGGGATATTCGAGTCCAGGTCAGCGTCGCATAGGGCTAACGACACAAGCTTTGGGGCTGGCTTTGCGCCCCTGACTACGCTCGAGAGGCTTGTGATAGAGACTGAGCGCATGCTGAATAGCCAGGAGTTTAAGTCAAGGGTCCCGGCGTCGGGTGAGGACGTTAAGGTCATGGGACTCAGGAACGGCAACGTTATAGACATAACTGTGGCTAACGCTATCGTCAGTAGGTTCGTGAGGGACAAAGACGAGTACATGAGCGTCAAGGAGGAGATAAAGGAGAAGGTCTTAGACGTAGCCTCTAAGATAGCTCCTAACTATGACGTAAGGGTTTACGTGAATAATGGGGACATACCGGAGGAGGAGGTGTTCTACATAACGGTGACAGGCACCAGCGCTGAGCACGGGGACGACGGGGCCACTGGCAGAGGCAACAGGGTGAACGGGTTGATAACCCCTATGAGGCCTATGAGCCTCGAGGCCGCCGCAGGGAAGAACCCCGTTAACCACATAGGCAAGATATACAACGTGGTCGCGACCGAGCTGGCCCAGCTTATTTACACTAAGGTCCCGAACGTAAGGGAGGTTTACGTCAGGCTCCTGGGCCAGATAGGCAGACCCATAGATGACCCGCTCATAGCCGACGTCTCCCTTCTGATGGAGAGGGGGGTCAGCGTATCCAGCAACGTAAAGGCAGAGATCACATCGATTGTTGACGAATACCTGTCCAAGCTGCCTCAGCTGACAGAGAGGTTCCTGATAGGCGCTGTGCAGCTGTTCTGA
- a CDS encoding putative transcriptional regulator: MEESIPTKEGIYARGDTLYVIGPHHIAKVSSALASESRASILAILQKGAADLEDIATQVNQSKANVSSQIRKLEEANIVKSRYVPGQRGIKKVVELTVHRIVFLISPPKESAERAQGR, translated from the coding sequence ATGGAGGAGAGCATACCCACGAAGGAGGGGATTTATGCCAGGGGTGATACACTCTACGTTATAGGTCCTCATCATATAGCTAAAGTTTCCTCGGCCCTGGCCAGTGAGAGCAGGGCCAGCATATTAGCGATCCTGCAGAAGGGGGCGGCAGACCTAGAGGACATAGCGACTCAGGTGAACCAGAGCAAGGCGAACGTCAGCAGCCAGATAAGGAAGCTCGAGGAAGCCAACATAGTTAAGTCGCGGTACGTGCCAGGCCAGAGGGGGATAAAGAAGGTAGTGGAGCTGACAGTGCACAGGATAGTCTTCCTGATATCTCCTCCGAAGGAATCAGCTGAGCGAGCTCAGGGCCGTTAG
- a CDS encoding NADH dehydrogenase, FAD-containing subunit — protein MPKEVLVLGGGVGGYVAAKRLAEGFRKHGVDAKVTIMEKSTYHYMPPLFFDVALGYARPEETRAPIQNMMKYGINVVIDEAQSIDAANRTVIGARGKYSYDYLVVALGVDYGWSAYPGLDKEGVHNFDLEGAIKMKEALNQVKDGQNITILVPEVPYRCGIYPYEAATAISAFFRTRNKKVSVRLIDPLPAPASPLGPSISRFLLEELEKYGVEYHPNSKFREVDPQKKAVVTSDGEFKYDLLVKVPPSRLPKALASSEGFAWKQDSRWTPVLPNTRHPQYDDVYLVGEHALPPLGIGLAGVFVESLAVTAATNILGDLIGGFGPAFAPSPVSCVGYAGERGWAGTCELPFDPSKGTYAMKCYFTGVYSIGRLLKQAFYHGWIDGLTF, from the coding sequence TTGCCGAAGGAGGTGCTGGTCCTAGGCGGCGGCGTGGGTGGCTACGTTGCGGCGAAAAGGCTAGCCGAAGGCTTCAGGAAGCACGGCGTGGACGCGAAGGTGACTATAATGGAGAAGTCCACATATCACTACATGCCTCCCCTCTTCTTTGACGTGGCCCTTGGCTACGCTAGGCCTGAGGAGACCAGGGCGCCTATACAGAACATGATGAAGTACGGGATAAATGTGGTGATTGATGAAGCCCAGTCCATAGACGCCGCCAACAGGACCGTGATAGGCGCAAGGGGTAAGTACAGCTACGACTACCTTGTCGTGGCGCTAGGCGTCGACTATGGCTGGAGCGCTTACCCAGGCCTTGACAAGGAGGGCGTTCATAACTTTGACCTAGAGGGCGCCATTAAAATGAAGGAGGCCCTGAACCAGGTCAAGGACGGCCAGAACATAACGATCCTCGTCCCTGAGGTACCCTACAGGTGTGGCATATACCCCTATGAGGCTGCGACGGCCATCTCTGCCTTCTTCAGGACCCGCAACAAAAAGGTAAGCGTCAGGCTGATAGACCCCTTGCCAGCCCCTGCCTCTCCGCTAGGTCCTTCTATATCTAGGTTCCTGCTCGAGGAGCTTGAGAAGTACGGCGTTGAGTACCACCCCAACTCCAAGTTCAGGGAGGTCGACCCCCAGAAGAAGGCCGTCGTGACCTCGGACGGCGAGTTCAAGTACGACCTGCTCGTGAAGGTGCCTCCGTCCAGGCTGCCCAAGGCGTTGGCCTCCAGCGAGGGCTTTGCCTGGAAGCAGGACAGCAGGTGGACCCCAGTGCTGCCTAACACCAGGCACCCCCAGTACGATGACGTTTACCTTGTCGGTGAGCACGCCTTGCCTCCGCTAGGGATTGGCCTCGCGGGCGTCTTCGTAGAGTCGCTCGCTGTAACGGCCGCCACCAACATACTTGGTGACCTAATTGGCGGCTTCGGACCCGCCTTCGCCCCAAGCCCCGTATCATGCGTTGGCTACGCCGGCGAGAGGGGCTGGGCAGGTACCTGCGAGCTGCCCTTCGACCCCAGCAAGGGCACCTATGCCATGAAGTGCTACTTCACCGGGGTCTACAGCATAGGCAGGCTCCTCAAGCAGGCCTTCTACCACGGGTGGATAGATGGACTGACGTTCTGA
- a CDS encoding Phosphomannomutase, with product MIMIGEAPLPVVAYEVKRSRSSLGAAISASHNPPTDNGIKLFKAGGFELYRSEEEAIERSIGSRSEVEWSRVGSYILEPSALEAYINDAALRVDPSEWRRGDPPRLVVDCANGAASIVTPKLLRKAGLGNVVTVNCNLDGMFPGRLPEPRPDVLQSLTPVLDATNAEAMMAHDGDADRLALVVRGLGFIKQDLVIALLAERALRDHKGTVIVSVDVGYEVEEVVEKNGGRLVRAPLGRLHEYLASNPDALMAAEPWKYIEPRWGPWPDGIYQALVVTDEVMVRGQKFGEVFTKMPSYPSMRLSFVVPGPEERGRLFKGMLADLEGVLRPAKVVSRLDIDGLRLQADDGSWVLLRQSGTEYKVRVYGQALTPARLIELLKGVKDLASRAASNINAKILSLEEAYDLASR from the coding sequence GTGATAATGATAGGCGAGGCACCTCTTCCTGTTGTAGCTTATGAGGTAAAGAGGTCAAGGTCTAGCTTAGGGGCTGCGATATCAGCAAGTCATAATCCTCCCACTGATAACGGGATTAAGCTGTTCAAGGCAGGCGGCTTTGAGCTGTACAGGTCTGAGGAAGAGGCCATTGAGAGGTCTATTGGCTCGCGTTCAGAGGTGGAGTGGAGCAGGGTGGGCTCTTACATTTTGGAGCCCTCGGCCCTGGAGGCCTATATTAATGACGCGGCCCTGAGGGTCGACCCCTCCGAGTGGAGGAGAGGTGACCCGCCACGCCTTGTAGTGGACTGCGCCAACGGGGCCGCCAGCATAGTGACGCCCAAGCTGCTCAGGAAGGCTGGCCTAGGCAACGTGGTCACGGTCAACTGTAACCTTGACGGCATGTTCCCTGGCAGGCTTCCAGAGCCAAGGCCTGACGTGTTGCAGTCCCTGACGCCAGTCCTGGACGCGACTAACGCCGAGGCCATGATGGCCCACGACGGTGACGCCGACAGGCTCGCCCTGGTAGTTCGCGGCCTGGGCTTCATTAAGCAGGACCTTGTCATAGCCCTCCTGGCCGAGAGGGCCCTAAGGGATCACAAGGGCACGGTAATAGTGTCTGTTGACGTAGGTTACGAGGTAGAGGAGGTAGTAGAGAAGAACGGGGGCAGGCTTGTAAGGGCGCCGCTTGGCAGACTGCATGAGTATCTGGCTTCGAACCCTGACGCCCTGATGGCAGCTGAGCCCTGGAAGTACATAGAGCCCCGTTGGGGCCCCTGGCCTGACGGAATCTACCAGGCCCTAGTGGTCACCGATGAGGTCATGGTAAGAGGTCAGAAGTTCGGCGAGGTCTTCACGAAGATGCCCAGCTATCCCAGCATGAGACTCTCGTTCGTTGTACCTGGGCCTGAGGAGAGGGGGAGACTCTTTAAAGGGATGCTGGCTGACTTGGAGGGAGTACTGAGGCCAGCGAAGGTCGTAAGCCGCCTTGATATAGATGGCCTAAGGCTTCAGGCTGACGACGGCTCATGGGTCCTGCTGAGGCAGAGCGGCACCGAGTACAAGGTTAGGGTTTACGGCCAGGCGCTTACGCCTGCCAGGCTCATTGAGCTGCTGAAGGGCGTTAAGGACCTCGCGTCAAGGGCTGCCTCAAACATTAACGCCAAGATACTGAGCTTAGAGGAGGCCTACGACCTGGCCTCTCGCTGA